The following nucleotide sequence is from Psychroflexus torquis ATCC 700755.
TAAACATTCCTCAAAAAAAGTTGCTAGAAAATATTTTAACAGAAGTTTCCGCTAGCACCCATAAGGACGGAAGTATAGAACAAATGCTGGGTGATTTTTATGCTTCGGGTATGGATACCGCGCATATTAATACACGTGGTTTTGAACCCTTAGAAGCGATTTTTACCAAAATTGAAAGCATTGATGATATTGCTTCTATAATGAAGTTTGTCACTGCTGAACTTAGTTTAGGAAATGAATCTATCATCAGCATGTATGTGTCACCAGATAATGAAAACAGCAGTGTTAATATGTTGCATTTTGGTCAAACTGGATTGGGTTTACCAGATAGAGATTACTATTTTAAATCAGACGCCGCAACACTTGAAATTCAAGATGCTTACAGGACATACCTCGTCACATTATTTACTCTCTCGGCACAAAAAGAGGCAGAAGAGAAGGCATTAACGGTGTATGATATTGAAACGAAGTTGGCAGCAGCACACAAAACGAGAGTTGAGCGCAGAAATGTAAAAGCCAATTACAATAAAATAGAGGTGGCTAAGGTTTCTAAAAATCAGTCTAATATTGGCTGGACCAACTTATTAATGCAGTTAGACCTAAGTGTGGATTCGATTGACATTAAACAAATAAGATATTATGAAGAACTGAATTCCCTGTTGGGTTCAATTCCAGTTTCAGACTGGAAAGTTTACTTAAAAGCCAAAACACTCATTACTTATGCAGATGTATTGAGCACCCCTTTTGAAGTTGCCGATTTTGAGTATACCAAGGTTTTATCTGGACAAACGACCCAGATTACCCGTGCACAAATCATGGTTCAAAAAGTAGATCGGAAATTGGGTTTTGCACTTGGAGAGTTGTATGTAGAGAAATACTTTAATGAAGATGCGAAAAAAAGAGTGTTAGATCTGGTGAATAATTTGCAAAAGGCATTTGAAAATCGAATCGATCAATTAGACTGGATGAGTGCAGTCACAAAAATACAAGCAAAGGAGAAATTATATGCTATTACAAAAAAAATTGGATATCCAGAGGTTTGGAGACCATACCATGCGGAGATTCAAAAAGGGACTTACTTTGAGAACATCGTTGCTTTAAATAAAAATGCATACGAATATAATACTGCAAAACTAGAGCTGCCACCAAATCGTGATGAATGGGGAACAACACCAGCTACGGTCACGGCATATTACAATCCGCCATTAAATGAAATTGTTTTTCCTGCCGGAATATTACAGTTTCCTTATTTTGACATCACGGCAGATGACGCGGTTAATTATGGTGGAATTGGAATGGTGATTGGCCATGAATTAACCCATGCTTTTGACGATCAAGGCGCACAATTTGATAAAGATGGAAATGTAAAAAATTGGTGGACAGACGAAGATTACACAAAGTTCGAAGCCAAAACACAACAGATGATTGACCGCTATAGTTCTTTTACCGTTTTAGACACTCTGCATATCAAAGGGGCTTTAACTGTTGGAGAGAACACGGCAGACAACGGGGGAATTTCAATTGCCTACGACGCTTTTAAATTAACAGAACAGGGCAAAGGCAATGTTAAGATTCAAGGGTTTACACCAGATCAGCGTTTCTTTTTATCAATTGCTAGAATATGGCGTGTTAAAACTAGAGAGGCCTATTTGCGCAATTATATCAATACAAACTCACATTCACCTGCAATTTGGCGTGTAAATGGACCTTTAATGAATTTTGCACCATTTTACGACGCATTTGATGTACAGCCAGGAGAGAAAAATTACAAGTCTGTTTCTGAAAGAATTAAGATTTGGTAAAAGAAGCGGTAACACATGGAATAGAATTTACTCCAGTTCTTTGAAAATAGGCGTTGTTTATCACAAGTCTAAGGGTAGAAAGTGGCCTTTATCGAGCGCAGTCGAGATGATGTAGGAGGGAAGCATATTAAATGTGGAATAGTAATTGGTATTTTGTTATAACTCATTGATTTGTAATACTTTTTGACAATTTTATAGGGTATAGAATAATTAGTTTTTTCAATGTAAAGAATTAAATTAGTATTACATTTGTGTAAATGAATAGTTTATTTAACATATCTAGCAGATTCAAATAAGGTAAATATAATTTATCTGACCTATATTCTCGTGTAATATTTTGGGATGTGAAAATGGAAGATTTATCTATTAATAGAGATAAAGATTTTATTATACAAAGAGTATTGTCAAGACATATGAATAAAATTGAAAATTTAGAAAATTTAGAAAATTTAGAAAAACTATATTCAAAAAATAGTATTAAATTATATGCCAAAAATAGTTCTGAAATTTTCGGTAATGAAAATATTGAATTTGTAGCAAGTCGCTATGGACTAAACCCTAGAGGTTTTAAAAAATATCTCCCCAATATAAAACATGCTTAAACAAGGTGTTTCAGATGAATTATTTAATGTAATTCTGAAACTAATGAATGAACCTTTACTCGAGGATTTCCTCTTGGGTGGAGGAACCAATCTCTCAATTAAATATAATCATAGATTATCAACGGATATAGATTTGTTTTCTACTACAATTATTGGGACTAAAAAACTAAGTTTGATATGTAATTATATTGAAAATGAATTTGGCAATAATAACGTTTTAATAAGCAAGCAAAATTTTGCTTCAGAACAATTCGCTTGGCTTCAAATAAGCTTAATTAAGGAAGAGATTAAAATTGACATTATTCAAAATCTAAAATTGTTATATGGATTTGAATTAAAGGATGGTATTCGATTAATAAATGATCTAGATATTGGTGCTTTAAAGTTATTAGCAGCATCAGATAGAGGAAATCAAAAGAATTTCTACGACCTTTATCTTTTGACCGAAAAAACTGAATTAGAAATATATTATGATACTCTTCAAAGAAGAATAATTGAGTTTTCAAAAGAGCAGGACAAAACAATTTTTGACATTCAAGTGGGAAAGCCAATTAATAGATTAGAAAAGAGTCTAATTTTTTAAAGATGGTGAGATTGAAAATAATAAAAATGAAATCGCTGATACTTGCACACGTAAGTGAGTGGAGCTTTAAATTTTAGGCTATCTAAATACATTTATTCTGTGGATGATTGAATACAGATATTTTACACACTACTGTTATAGCAATCAAATAAACTGATCTCATAAAATACAAGACGTTAGTAGTTGGCCTATACTGTTATGCGTGGAGTATGTCCTAAGCGAGGAACGAGTTGGAGTCTTAGTTTGCTTAGGGACAAAGAAAAGGGTATTCACTAATTTTTTTATTTTTTTTTTTACTAGTGTTTTCTTTTTTGGATGGTAAAGGAACATGCCTTTTCCGAAACGAGCTTAGTAGAGTAGGGGAACTGATAAAACTATAATTCATTAATGTATTATCACTCTAACTAATTAATTTTCAATAAAAAAGGAGTTTTTTTAAATATTAATTAGTAATTTTAAATATAAATAAAATTATTATTGCCATGAAAAGAATAATTATTTGTTCTGATGGTACTTGGAACGGTCCTGAAAAACTGAACAAAAAACAATATCCAACAAACGTCATAAAATTTGCAAGAGGTATTGCACCAAAAGATGAAAATGATGTAAAACAAGTCGTTTTTTATGATTGGGGTATTGGTTCTTATCATGATTCTGCGCTTGGAGGAGCATTTGGAAAAGGTTTAGAAAAAAATGTAATGGATGGTTATCGTTTCATTATGCATAATTATGAGCCTGGTGATGAACTATTTTTATTTGGTTTTAGTAGAGGTGCTTATACGGTGAGGAGTTTATGTGGACTTATAAACAACTGCCATATACTAAAGGGAGAATACTCAGATAAGGTAGAGGAGGCCTTTGCATTATACAAGAATTCAAAACACGCTCCAAACGGAGATCATTCTAACGAGTGGAAAAGTAATTATTCCATTCCAAGCAGTGGTGATGTTAAGTTTATTGGTGTCTGGGATACTGTTGGGGCAATGGGATTACCATTTTCTTTATTTGGTCTAATCAAAGACAAACATCTTTTTTATGATAAAAAACTGGGAAGTAATATTAAGATGGCAAGGCACGCGCTGTCATTAGATGAAAAAAGAAAAGATTTTGAACCTACTATTTGGGAACCAAGAGAAGGAACCGACTTAAAGCAAGTTTGGTTTGCAGGTTGTCACGCGGATATTGGAGGAAGCTATGCTCCTGATAAGGATAAAACTTTTTTATCAGACATCCCTATGATGTGGTTGCTAAAAGAAGCCAATGTATTTGGATTGCAATTTGAATCTTTTTTAAAAGTCACGGATTTGAACCATAATTCTAAAAAACATAATGAATACAAAAGAACATTTAAGCTTTTGGGAAGATATGATAGAGAAATACCCGAATATAGAAAAGTACCAACGGAAGTTCACAGTAGTGTAAAGAATAGATATGATGATATTACTTATAAAAGTATCCCCATAGAAAACTATCTAAAATTGAATGGTGGAGAATGGCCTCCAATTGTTGAATAAATACAAACTAAAATTAATTGTTATGAAAAAAGGAATTTTTTATTGGATGCTAATCGTAAGTTTTGGTATTAGTAGCTGCGGTATCTCAAAAGAAGTAAGAACAGCATCAGTAAATTTAGTTGAAAAGCAAAAGCAATCTTTGGAAGCACACAAAAACTTTCATAAAGGTGTCATTAATGCTTTGAGTGTGATTTTGGATGCTGAGTTAATAAATTCTAAAAAGGTCTATGATGCTTCTATTTATGACCAAAATTTAGCCATAATAGAAATAATTAGAGAATTAGATAAAGACCAAAATCTTTCTGATTTAGAAAAGAGAATAGAGGAAGAAAAAGCTAGACAGAAGATCAATGCTAGAATAAAAAAAGCGCAAACAAATTTCCTTGTAAGAAATGAAACTTTGACTAATGCTAAAAACAAGTTGAAAGAAGCGTCATCAAGTTTAATTGAAGCTGAAAAGTACAAATCAACTGCTATTGAGAATCTTAATAATTATTTACAGCAAAAAAGACCCTCAGAAAAACTCCTCGAAATGATTAATATTGATCTTTCTCAATATACGAGATATGTAAACGATGCAAACAAAGCTTTATTAGAAGTGGATGATTATATGGATAAATCTAAAAAATAAGAACTATGACACTACAATATTATGACAAAAAAATCAGTGAATTAAAAATAGTTAAAACCAAAGCTACAGCAATGCGCAGATCTGACTGTGCCCAATTAATTGACGATCTAGAGACTAAGAGGGTATTATTTATTGCTAACATGGTTGGCGATATAGGTCACGGACTTTCTCAAAATGATTTAGATGAATTAACTCAGATAGCAGAAGCATTTAGTAATGCCTCGGGAGAGTTGCAAAACCAAAACAGCTTAATTGATAATGCAATCCGTATTGGATCAAAGTTGCTTGCATTAATTTAGACTTAAAATCTATGTATTCTTGCCTAGCCGCAATTAGTTGGACAGAGAGATAAAAAATATACTCTTAAAGAAATGATATAAGCAGATGAGAGCTATTCAACTGTTGAGCTATCAGCATTTGAGAGAGGCGAACAGAAGGTGGGGCGTGGCATAAGACCTTTTTAGGGAATGTTGACCAGGAGCTTTGGCGTAATAGGTTTCTTTATTTTTTCTTGCTAAGTACATGACAAAAAACGAAATATATCAGTATCCTCTTGATTTTCAGAGTTTAGTAGAACATTCGCTAAAAAAGTTAGTCCATATTTAAAAATACTTTTAGCCTTTCTACCATGTTTCTTAATTTTAATTGGATTTATTTGATGCAGATATATGCCAATTTTATAACACCACACAAAGGCTATCATAACAAGTAATATTAATTTTTCTATTCTTTGAATATCTTGTAAATGTGTTTTTTCAATATCAAATCCACTAGACTTCATTGCTTTAAAACACATCTCAATTTGCCATCGTTTTTGATAATCTTGTTGTGCATTTTCAGGTTTATTAAAGGATACGATGATTAAAAATTCTTGTTTTAAGTTCTTTGGATTGAGTTTACAGCCTGACAAATAGCAAAGTTCTCCATTTACTCGTACAATCTTATGATAATACACAAACTCATTGGTTTTAAATCTATTAAACAAGTGAGATGCTTTAATTTCTTTGTTTTTGTGCGGTAGAAACACCTTGAAATTATTGCGGATACGAATGTAATATCTAATCTCATTTCTGTTTAAAAATGCTAACCAGTCTTTACCTACAAATTCTCTATCTGCAACAACAGATTCAATAACGTGCTTACCAAAAAGACGTATAAATCTATTGAGTAAATCAATCCGTTCCTGACTATTAGAATTCCCTCTTTTATCAAGCATCGTAAACAATAACGGAAAGGCAACACCTTTATAAACAACACCAAGCATGAAAATATTAATGTTCGTTTGTCCAAACTTCCAGTTCGTTCTATCAATACTTAAAATAAGTTTATCTCGAGAGGGAAGTAGATTAAAAACAAGGAGCGCAATGAGATCAGAATCCAAACTATAGCTTGCTATAAAGCGCTGTATGCGTCTCAAGGACGACCCTGAATCTGATTGGCTGTTAAAAGCATTCGCAAGCTTTTCAAAAGTAACTGTTTGCACTTTACACAAAGCAATGACAAAGTGTGAAATGAGTTTGAGTCTTGCTAAATTAATTTTTCCTTGTAAATGAGTGTTCAGGACTGAAGTTAATTCACTATTTTTAGTGAATGCATTGGTTTTCTTCATTAGAAAATAAGTGAGATTATTCATCTAATATACTGAAAATCAATGCTTTATTCTAATTTATTGACACCTAATTTGTTGGTTTTCAATGAATTATATTTTTGTCATGTACTAAATTAACTTCGTTAAAATTTATGCCATCTGAAACAAATTTCGCAATCTTACTTTTTTTTCTCTTTCCTTATTTCATATGTCTCTAGTTTATTTATTATAAGGTCCTCTTGCTCCAACAACTCAATAAGTTTATATACGTTCGCTAAAGAACGCATATATTTGTAATTATTTAAAATTTCTCTTTTTCCTTTTTCAGATTTAAAAGCATTACCATTAAAGAAGCAATTAAAAAAATTAACAAGCGACTTTTTTTTATTTTCAAACATTATTTTTTCGAAATAATTTTCCTCTTGGTTTAATGATTTTAGAGTATCCACCCCACCAACCACATATTGACCACCTGACTTTCTCTCGATAGCTTTGCTCTAAAATAATATTTATTATGAGCAAACACGAAGAAATGTACAAATTGGTAACGGAATATCAAAGTAGTGGCCTTTCGTCAAAAGCCTTTAGCAAAGAAAGAGGGATCAGCCCTTCTACTTTTAGTTACTGGATACGCAAAAAGAAAGAGGAAGATCACCCGGGCGGTTTTGTGGAAGTAGACACTGGATTGAAATCTTCAGCCAGTGCCATGGAATTTATTTACCCCAATGGGGTCAAGCTTCAAATGAGTTCACCGGATCTGGCATTAATTGCAAGGTTAGTAAAACTTTACTAATGTTCTCGCTAGGTTCTTCCCATTGTTATCACTTTTACCTCAAGCCCTGTGATATGCGTAAATCCTTCCATGGCCTAAGCGGACTGGTAAGAAATGAACTGAATAGGGAGCCCACAAGTGGCGATGTGTTCGTTTTTCTTAACCGGAATCGCACCCATCTGAAGCTCCTTCATTGGGAACGGGGCGGCTTTGTTTTATACTATAAACGCCTGGAGCGGGGAAGCTTCACTCCACCTGCAATAAGGGAAGGCCAGACTAGTTTCAGCTGGCCGCAACTGGTGCTGATGATCGAGGGTATTACGGTTAAAAAAAGTGTTCAGAAACTGCGCTATTCACACTAGGAAATAATCGTATTTTATCAGTAAAAACAGGGGTTAACGCTAGGTTCAAAGTATCGGTTTTTGTATATTTATCCTATGCAAAATGCCCTGGAAAACCTTACTAAAGACCAACTTTTGAGCCTACTTCAGAAGAAGGGAAAGGATGTTGAAAAGGCACACTATAAGATCTTGGATTTGGAGTTTCAACTGGCTCAGTACAAACGGATTGTTCACGGACAGAAAAGAGAACGCTTCGAGGGTGATAAGGATCAAATGAGCCTTCCCTTTGAGATGGAGCCAGAAATAGCACAAAGGCAGGAAGAAGAAGTAAAGGAAAAGCTTACCTATGAGCGCCGAAAAAGGAAATCTGCTCATAAAGGTCGAGTACCGCTTCCGCAGCATCTTCCCGTGGAAGAAATCAAGATCTACCCTGAGGGCGATTTAAGCGATATGGTCTGTATTGGAGAAGAAATCACCGAGGAATTAGAATATGAGCCTTCCAAATATTACATCAAACGCTACATCCGCTATAAATACGCTCCTCGGAATAAAGAAGGAGTTGTAATAGGAGCGCTTCCAGAGCGAGTTATTGAAAAAGGAATACCGGGAGCCGGGCTTTTAGCTTCCATTCTGGTCGATAAGTATGAAGACCATCTCCCTCTTTACCGCCAGCTTCAGCGTTTTAAAAGAGCTGATATTCCTATTGCCTCTTCCACTTTGGAAGGCTGGACCAGGCAAAGCCTTAAAATATTGGATATTCTTTATCAGCATTTGCTGGAAGATATTCGGTCAAAGGGGTATCTCCAGGCCGATGAGTCCCCCATCAAAGTCATCGATAAGAAAAAGAAAGGCACCACCCATCAGGGATACTACTGGGTGTACCATTGTCCTATAGATAAAACGGTGCTTTTTGATTATCAGTCGGGGCGCAGCGCCCAGGCTGCAGCGCATGTATTATCAGGATTTAAGGGCTACCTGCAAAGTGATGGGTATTCTGTTTATGATAAAATTGGAAAACGCGAAGGGGTTACTCACCTTAATTGCTGGGCTCATGCCCGAAGGGAATTTGATAAAGCCCGGGACAATGATAAACTAAAGGCAGAGATAGCGCTTACTTTTATCCAGAAGCTCTACAAAGTCGAGGCTAAGGCACGGGAGAATAATTTAAATCCAAAAGAGCGAAAAAAGCTTCGGCTGGACGAGTCCTTGGGGATCATTGATGAATTTGGAAAATGGATGGTAAACCAGCTAAAGGATCACCATATCCTGCCAAAAAGCACAATAGGTAAAGCTATGAGTTACAGCCTGAACCGGTGGGACCAGCTCAGTGCCTATTTATATGATGGGGTTCTCGAGATAGATAATAATCTCACTGAAAATGCTATAAGAAAATTAGCTTTGGGACGTAAGAACTATCTCTTTGCAGGCTCTCACGATGCGGCACAACGAGGGGCAATTATGTATTCCTTCTTTGCAATCTGTAAAAAACACGAGGTGAACCCTTATCAGTGGTTAAAGTACACTTTGGAAAATATTATGTCCATCAACCACAAGAATATTAAAGATTTGTATCCCCAGAATTACAAAAAACTACAGAATACATAAGAGAAGTTTTTTACCCGGAATTACCTGATAAACATAATCAGTTTGACTTGCTATATGTAGTTGGTGGGATGGATACATTTTAGAAGTGTATAATCTCCTTTAATAACACTATCGAAATTATCAGATATAGCCGTTATTAGTACCTTTTTTGAAAAATTATTACTAGCCTTATTTATTGTGCAAGTCTCATCGAAAAAAGTATTACCATTAAAGCCACATATCAAAAAATTATCATAGTCCTCAATAGTAGAATTTGAAAAATATAAATCAAGTCTTAGGTCCATTGATTTGAATGGACTTAATAGATAGAAGTTGTTAATATTACCAAAATCATCAAGAAAAATATTAGTCATCATTTTCTTTATTGATAAATCATCGTTGCAGCATTGACATAGTAAAATAAAAAGATTAGAAATTGCTTTTTCTTTTTTTGATTTTATAGTTGGAAGGTTTTTAATTTGACCAATTAGAATTTTAATGTTAGATATAAAACTTTCTAGTTCATCTTTAATTTGAGGTAAAATATTTATTGAAATTTGCGAATTGTAGTCAAGTGATTCTGAAAACAAATCAATAGATTCATTAATAGTGTTTATGTTTGGATTTCCAAGTATAGATTTAATTTTTATAGATTTGAGGATTTCAACAAACGTAAGACAATAGTTGAAGTATTTCCTGTTCTATTTGGTGCGGTAGACGAAACTTATTATGATTTAACTAGAAGGGCAAAAGAACTGCAAACAAAGATTAAAGCTGAAAGAAAAATTATAGAGGTATTAAATAAGAGAAAAGAGGATGAAGAAACTAAATTAAGAGAAATAATTCAATTGTATTATACAATGCTTGGAATGACATTACAAGGAGATTTGACTCTATCTGAGTTAAAAAGAATAGGTAAAAATCTTCCTTTTCCGCCAATTATTATTGATGGTCAAACAAAACTATATAAAGAACTTACGAAATTTGAAAAAGAAATAAATGAAAAATATTATGAACGTTCTAAGATTGAA
It contains:
- the tnpA gene encoding IS66 family insertion sequence element accessory protein TnpA, with protein sequence MSKHEEMYKLVTEYQSSGLSSKAFSKERGISPSTFSYWIRKKKEEDHPGGFVEVDTGLKSSASAMEFIYPNGVKLQMSSPDLALIARLVKLY
- a CDS encoding M13 family metallopeptidase, with translation MKKALYLFTLLLVISSCHTEDKASKNKIDFYGISETIKPGDNFFEHVNKTWLDTVVIADDQAGVGSYSFLNIPQKKLLENILTEVSASTHKDGSIEQMLGDFYASGMDTAHINTRGFEPLEAIFTKIESIDDIASIMKFVTAELSLGNESIISMYVSPDNENSSVNMLHFGQTGLGLPDRDYYFKSDAATLEIQDAYRTYLVTLFTLSAQKEAEEKALTVYDIETKLAAAHKTRVERRNVKANYNKIEVAKVSKNQSNIGWTNLLMQLDLSVDSIDIKQIRYYEELNSLLGSIPVSDWKVYLKAKTLITYADVLSTPFEVADFEYTKVLSGQTTQITRAQIMVQKVDRKLGFALGELYVEKYFNEDAKKRVLDLVNNLQKAFENRIDQLDWMSAVTKIQAKEKLYAITKKIGYPEVWRPYHAEIQKGTYFENIVALNKNAYEYNTAKLELPPNRDEWGTTPATVTAYYNPPLNEIVFPAGILQFPYFDITADDAVNYGGIGMVIGHELTHAFDDQGAQFDKDGNVKNWWTDEDYTKFEAKTQQMIDRYSSFTVLDTLHIKGALTVGENTADNGGISIAYDAFKLTEQGKGNVKIQGFTPDQRFFLSIARIWRVKTREAYLRNYINTNSHSPAIWRVNGPLMNFAPFYDAFDVQPGEKNYKSVSERIKIW
- the tnpB gene encoding IS66 family insertion sequence element accessory protein TnpB (TnpB, as the term is used for proteins encoded by IS66 family insertion elements, is considered an accessory protein, since TnpC, encoded by a neighboring gene, is a DDE family transposase.) codes for the protein MFSLGSSHCYHFYLKPCDMRKSFHGLSGLVRNELNREPTSGDVFVFLNRNRTHLKLLHWERGGFVLYYKRLERGSFTPPAIREGQTSFSWPQLVLMIEGITVKKSVQKLRYSH
- a CDS encoding IS66-like element ISPto8 family transposase — its product is MQNALENLTKDQLLSLLQKKGKDVEKAHYKILDLEFQLAQYKRIVHGQKRERFEGDKDQMSLPFEMEPEIAQRQEEEVKEKLTYERRKRKSAHKGRVPLPQHLPVEEIKIYPEGDLSDMVCIGEEITEELEYEPSKYYIKRYIRYKYAPRNKEGVVIGALPERVIEKGIPGAGLLASILVDKYEDHLPLYRQLQRFKRADIPIASSTLEGWTRQSLKILDILYQHLLEDIRSKGYLQADESPIKVIDKKKKGTTHQGYYWVYHCPIDKTVLFDYQSGRSAQAAAHVLSGFKGYLQSDGYSVYDKIGKREGVTHLNCWAHARREFDKARDNDKLKAEIALTFIQKLYKVEAKARENNLNPKERKKLRLDESLGIIDEFGKWMVNQLKDHHILPKSTIGKAMSYSLNRWDQLSAYLYDGVLEIDNNLTENAIRKLALGRKNYLFAGSHDAAQRGAIMYSFFAICKKHEVNPYQWLKYTLENIMSINHKNIKDLYPQNYKKLQNT
- a CDS encoding nucleotidyl transferase AbiEii/AbiGii toxin family protein; this encodes MLKQGVSDELFNVILKLMNEPLLEDFLLGGGTNLSIKYNHRLSTDIDLFSTTIIGTKKLSLICNYIENEFGNNNVLISKQNFASEQFAWLQISLIKEEIKIDIIQNLKLLYGFELKDGIRLINDLDIGALKLLAASDRGNQKNFYDLYLLTEKTELEIYYDTLQRRIIEFSKEQDKTIFDIQVGKPINRLEKSLIF
- a CDS encoding DUF6922 domain-containing protein; translation: MFWDVKMEDLSINRDKDFIIQRVLSRHMNKIENLENLENLEKLYSKNSIKLYAKNSSEIFGNENIEFVASRYGLNPRGFKKYLPNIKHA
- a CDS encoding DUF2235 domain-containing protein, with amino-acid sequence MKRIIICSDGTWNGPEKLNKKQYPTNVIKFARGIAPKDENDVKQVVFYDWGIGSYHDSALGGAFGKGLEKNVMDGYRFIMHNYEPGDELFLFGFSRGAYTVRSLCGLINNCHILKGEYSDKVEEAFALYKNSKHAPNGDHSNEWKSNYSIPSSGDVKFIGVWDTVGAMGLPFSLFGLIKDKHLFYDKKLGSNIKMARHALSLDEKRKDFEPTIWEPREGTDLKQVWFAGCHADIGGSYAPDKDKTFLSDIPMMWLLKEANVFGLQFESFLKVTDLNHNSKKHNEYKRTFKLLGRYDREIPEYRKVPTEVHSSVKNRYDDITYKSIPIENYLKLNGGEWPPIVE
- a CDS encoding IS4 family transposase, which gives rise to MKKTNAFTKNSELTSVLNTHLQGKINLARLKLISHFVIALCKVQTVTFEKLANAFNSQSDSGSSLRRIQRFIASYSLDSDLIALLVFNLLPSRDKLILSIDRTNWKFGQTNINIFMLGVVYKGVAFPLLFTMLDKRGNSNSQERIDLLNRFIRLFGKHVIESVVADREFVGKDWLAFLNRNEIRYYIRIRNNFKVFLPHKNKEIKASHLFNRFKTNEFVYYHKIVRVNGELCYLSGCKLNPKNLKQEFLIIVSFNKPENAQQDYQKRWQIEMCFKAMKSSGFDIEKTHLQDIQRIEKLILLVMIAFVWCYKIGIYLHQINPIKIKKHGRKAKSIFKYGLTFLANVLLNSENQEDTDIFRFLSCT